The nucleotide window TGGCCGCCTCCACGTGCGCGGGAAGAAACCGCTGGTGGACATAGCACCAGCCCTTCCAGAGGAGAATCTCGGCCGCGGCGATCATCTCCCGGTCGTTCCCGCCCAACTCCCGGCGCGGATCCCACAACGGCATCCGCTGCGCGGAGATCCCCATCCGCAGGCCGGTGTTGCGTCCCAAATGCTGGTCGGGGAAGAAAAACGTCCGCGGCCGGCGGGCGCGGGCCCATTCCAGGATTGCGCGCGCATTGGAGGACGTGCACACCGTGCCGCCGTGCATTCCGCAAAAGGCCTTCAGCCCCGCTTCGGAATTCACATAGGTCACCGGCATGATTTCGCGTTCCGCATCCAGCATGCCGCCCAATTGTTTCCAGGCATCCTCCACCTGAAGCGGATCCGCTTTTTCCGCCAGCGGGCATGTGGCTTCGGGTTCGGGCAAGATGACCACCTGCCCGGGATTCGCCAGGATGGCGGCCGTCTCCGCCATGAAGCGCACCCCGCAGAACACGATGTATTTCGCATCCCGGCAAGCCGCCGCATCGCGGGCCAATTTCAGCGAATCGCCCCGGTAATCCGCGAAGCGGATCACTTCGTCCTTTTGATAATGATGTCCGAGGATGACCAATGCCCCGCCCAGCCGCGTCTTGGCGAGTGTGATCAGGCTTTCCGGAGTGGTGGACGAAGTCATCGGGCGGCGCAGGCGCGGACGGGCGGCATCAGGAAACGAGCTCCAGGCTGAGATCCAAAGCCGGCGCCGAGTGCGTCAATGCGCCCACGGAGATGTAATTCACTCCGGTCTCGGCGATCGGACGGACGTTGTCGAGGGTCACGCCGCCGGATACTTCCAGCGGCACGCGGTTGTTCACGAGGACCACGGCCTCGTGGATCGTCTTCAAATCCATATTGTCCAGCAGGATGCGGTCCACCGGGAGGGAGAGGGCTTCCTTCAGATGCTCCAGGGAATCCACCTCGACTTCCAGGGGCAGGGTCGGATAGCTTTGGCGCGCCCGCCGGACGGCCAGGGAAAGCGACTTGACCGCCTGAATATGGTTGTCTTTCACCATCAGCATGTCGTACAAACCGCGGCGGTGGTTCATGGCGCCCCCGATCCGCACCGCATACTTTTCCATGGCGCGGAACCCCGGCGTGGTCTTTCGCGAATCCAGAATGACCGCCCGGGTGCCCGCCACCGCCTTGACGAATTGGCCCGCCAGGGTCGCGATTCCGGAAAGGCGCTGCAAAAAATTCAGGACGATCCTTTCCAGGGCGAGAATCGACCTCAGGCCGCCCTCGAGGCTCACCAACAGATCCATCGGCTTCACCAGGGCGCCGTCCGAAACGGCGGAGGTGAAGACGAGGTTCGGATCCGTTTTCGTGAACACCGCCCGGGCGACAGGCAATCCGGCTACGATGCCATCCTCCTTGGCGATGATCGCCGCGCGCGCCTGGGCGTGCGGGGAGAACAAGGCCAGGCTGGTTGCGTCGCCCGAACCAATGTCCTCGGCGATGGCGGCGGCAATCAGCTTGTCCGCCGACTCAAGGACATCTGCGAGGGAAGGCGTAAAATCCATGCGCAAGCTCCTTCGAATGGAGTGGGTCTGATTATAATATCGTAGTGCAAATTAGGGATTCGGCCGCGCCAGCCTTGCCTATCCGCCGGACCAAACTCCCCGCCGGCCACCGGGCATTCGAACGCTTGGGAGCGATCCGGTGCGGGACGTTGCTTGCGGCAGTATCCGATGACCCTCCCGCCCCGGTATCCGACCCCCGACCGGCGCCAATGCTCCCGGAGAACACCGTTGCCGGCCATGCGCAACCCGGCAGGGGCAAGCCGGCCCGTGCCGTTGACGCATCCCTTCCGCCGTGGTATAAATTGCGCCCGCGCCTCGGGGGCGTGGTGTAGCTGGTCTAACACGCGGCCCTGTCAAGGCCGAGACCGCGGGTTCGAATCCCGTCGCTCCCGCCACAAACCGGCCAGAAAGCCATCGGCCGGTTTTGCGTTCCTCCCACAGCCTCGGGCGGCGTTGCGGCCCGCGGCCGTGCGCGCCCCGGCGGCGTGAAAATTCCCCTTTCCGTCGTTTGACCGTAT belongs to Anaerolineales bacterium and includes:
- the nadA gene encoding quinolinate synthase NadA — encoded protein: MTSSTTPESLITLAKTRLGGALVILGHHYQKDEVIRFADYRGDSLKLARDAAACRDAKYIVFCGVRFMAETAAILANPGQVVILPEPEATCPLAEKADPLQVEDAWKQLGGMLDAEREIMPVTYVNSEAGLKAFCGMHGGTVCTSSNARAILEWARARRPRTFFFPDQHLGRNTGLRMGISAQRMPLWDPRRELGGNDREMIAAAEILLWKGWCYVHQRFLPAHVEAARKNRPGVRVWVHLECTQEVVRLSDGAGSTADIIRLVDAAPAGSRWAIGTEGNLVNRLAREHPEQEIRLLSPDPNNCVTMNKTTLASLARVAAGLLRGEEINPVRVPPDVAEPARAALDRMLEVRG
- the nadC gene encoding carboxylating nicotinate-nucleotide diphosphorylase, which translates into the protein MDFTPSLADVLESADKLIAAAIAEDIGSGDATSLALFSPHAQARAAIIAKEDGIVAGLPVARAVFTKTDPNLVFTSAVSDGALVKPMDLLVSLEGGLRSILALERIVLNFLQRLSGIATLAGQFVKAVAGTRAVILDSRKTTPGFRAMEKYAVRIGGAMNHRRGLYDMLMVKDNHIQAVKSLSLAVRRARQSYPTLPLEVEVDSLEHLKEALSLPVDRILLDNMDLKTIHEAVVLVNNRVPLEVSGGVTLDNVRPIAETGVNYISVGALTHSAPALDLSLELVS